In one Pseudomonas sp. Bout1 genomic region, the following are encoded:
- the znuC gene encoding zinc ABC transporter ATP-binding protein ZnuC, which yields MSTALIRLEQVGVTFAGQNVLDNIDLSVEPGQIVTLIGPNGAGKTTLVRAVLGLLKPDSGSVWRKPKLRVGYMPQKLHVDPTLPLSVLRFLRLVPGVDRARAQSALKEVGAEQVIDSPVQSISGGEMQRVLLARALLREPQLLVLDEPVQGVDVAGQAELYSLITRLRDRHGCGVLMVSHDLHLVMSTTDQVVCLNRHVCCSGHPEQVSGDPAFVELFGKNAQSLAIYHHRHDHAHDLHGAVVDDPAAPHTHVHGDSCKHG from the coding sequence ATGAGCACTGCGTTAATCCGCCTGGAGCAGGTCGGGGTCACGTTCGCCGGGCAAAACGTGCTGGACAACATCGACCTGAGCGTCGAGCCGGGGCAGATCGTCACCCTGATCGGCCCCAACGGCGCCGGCAAGACCACCCTGGTGCGCGCCGTACTTGGCCTGCTCAAGCCCGACAGCGGCAGCGTGTGGCGCAAGCCGAAGCTACGGGTTGGGTACATGCCACAAAAGCTGCATGTGGACCCGACCTTGCCCTTGTCGGTGCTGCGCTTCCTGCGCCTGGTGCCCGGTGTTGACCGCGCCCGCGCGCAGTCGGCCCTCAAGGAAGTCGGCGCCGAACAGGTGATCGACAGCCCGGTGCAAAGCATCTCCGGCGGCGAAATGCAGCGCGTACTGCTGGCCCGCGCCCTGTTGCGCGAACCGCAACTGCTGGTGCTGGATGAACCTGTGCAAGGCGTCGATGTGGCCGGCCAGGCCGAGCTGTACAGCCTGATCACCCGCCTGCGCGACCGCCACGGCTGCGGCGTGCTGATGGTCTCCCACGACTTGCACCTGGTGATGAGCACCACCGACCAGGTGGTGTGCCTCAATCGCCACGTGTGCTGCTCCGGCCACCCGGAACAGGTCAGCGGCGACCCGGCCTTCGTCGAGTTGTTCGGCAAGAACGCCCAGAGCCTGGCTATTTATCATCACCGTCACGACCACGCCCATGACCTGCATGGCGCCGTAGTCGATGACCCCGCCGCCCCTCATACCCACGTTCATGGAGATAGCTGCAAGCATGGCTGA
- the polA gene encoding DNA polymerase I: MSQAPLVLVDGSSYLYRAFHALPPLTTSKGLPTGAVKGVLNMLKSLRKQYPNSPFAVVFDAKGGTFRDELYAEYKANRASMPDDMRVQIEPLHQSVIALGFPLLCVEGVEADDVIGTLARSSAAADRPVVISTGDKDMAQLVDGHITLVNTMTGSAMDVEGVKEKFGVAPEQIIDYLALMGDSSDNIPGVPGIGPKTASGLLVGVNGGLKELYEQLDIVPTLPIRGAKTLAAKLEEHRASAFLSYELATIKIDVPLDVGLNDLHLIEPDREKLLELYTLLEFKSWIDEIQRDAKRVELSAAPSAAAAEAAVETIAPVSVEPVYETILTQAQFDGWLKKLNDAKLFAFDTETTGIDAQKAQLVGVSFAVQAHEAAYIPLTHSYIGVPEQLDRDTVLLALKPLLEDPEKLKVGQHAKFDMNILANCAIGGDPAHGITVRGIAFDTMLESYVLNSVATRHDMDSLAKKYLDYDTVSFQDIAGKGAKQLTFDQIALEQAGPYAAEDADVTLRLHQELHKQLCAIPALASVVSDIEMPLVPVLARIERQGALVDAALLGIQSIELGNKMVDLERQAYEIAGEEFNLGSPKQLGAILYEKLGLPVLKKTGKGQASTAEEVLAKLAEDDYPLPKVLMQYRSMSKLKSTYTDRLPEQINPRTGRVHTSYHQAVAATGRLSSSDPNLQNIPVRTAEGRRIRQAFVAPKGYKLLAADYSQIELRIMAHLSKDQGLLNAFRDDLDVHTATAAEVFKVELTEVTSNQRRSAKAINFGLIYGMGAQKLGKDIGVDTKTAKAYIDVYFARYPGVREYMERTRAQAADQGYVETLFGRRLYLPEINSNKPQERAGAERTAINAPMQGTAADIIKKAMVKVDNWLTASGLDAKVILQVHDELVLEVREDLVAEVSAKIREHMSDAAKLDVPLVVDVGVGDNWDEAH, from the coding sequence ATGAGCCAAGCCCCCCTCGTCCTGGTGGACGGTTCTTCTTACCTGTACCGCGCCTTTCACGCGCTGCCACCGCTCACCACGTCCAAAGGCCTGCCTACCGGCGCGGTCAAGGGCGTGTTGAACATGCTCAAAAGCCTGCGCAAGCAGTACCCGAACAGCCCGTTCGCGGTGGTGTTCGACGCCAAGGGCGGCACATTTCGCGATGAGCTGTACGCCGAATACAAGGCCAACCGCGCGAGCATGCCGGATGACATGCGCGTGCAGATCGAGCCGCTGCACCAGAGCGTGATCGCCCTGGGCTTCCCGCTGCTGTGCGTCGAAGGCGTTGAGGCGGATGACGTGATCGGCACCCTGGCCCGCAGCAGCGCGGCCGCTGACCGGCCGGTGGTGATTTCCACCGGCGACAAGGACATGGCGCAACTGGTCGACGGGCACATTACCTTGGTCAATACCATGACCGGTAGCGCCATGGACGTTGAGGGCGTGAAGGAGAAATTCGGTGTCGCTCCCGAGCAGATCATCGACTACTTGGCGCTGATGGGCGATTCGTCCGACAACATCCCGGGCGTTCCAGGCATTGGTCCGAAGACGGCTTCCGGCTTGCTGGTGGGCGTCAACGGCGGTTTGAAGGAGCTCTACGAGCAACTCGATATCGTGCCGACCCTGCCGATTCGTGGCGCCAAGACCCTGGCCGCCAAGCTCGAAGAGCACAGGGCGAGTGCGTTCCTGTCCTACGAGTTGGCGACGATCAAGATCGACGTGCCGCTGGATGTGGGCCTCAACGATTTGCATCTGATCGAGCCGGACCGCGAGAAGCTGCTGGAGCTGTACACGCTGCTGGAGTTCAAGAGCTGGATTGACGAGATTCAGCGCGATGCCAAGCGGGTTGAGTTGAGCGCCGCTCCGTCGGCCGCTGCCGCTGAGGCCGCGGTTGAGACGATCGCGCCGGTGTCTGTGGAGCCGGTGTACGAAACCATCCTCACCCAGGCCCAATTCGATGGGTGGCTGAAGAAGCTCAACGACGCCAAGCTGTTTGCCTTTGATACCGAAACCACCGGGATCGACGCTCAAAAAGCGCAACTGGTGGGTGTGTCGTTTGCCGTGCAGGCCCACGAAGCCGCCTACATTCCGCTGACCCACTCCTACATCGGCGTGCCGGAACAGTTGGACCGGGACACCGTGCTGCTGGCCCTGAAACCGCTGCTCGAAGACCCGGAAAAACTCAAGGTCGGCCAGCACGCCAAGTTCGACATGAATATCCTGGCTAATTGCGCCATCGGCGGCGACCCGGCACACGGCATCACCGTGCGCGGCATCGCCTTCGACACCATGCTCGAATCCTACGTGCTGAACTCGGTTGCGACTCGCCACGACATGGACAGTCTGGCGAAGAAGTATCTGGACTACGACACCGTCAGCTTCCAGGACATCGCCGGCAAGGGCGCCAAGCAGCTGACCTTTGACCAGATTGCCCTTGAACAGGCCGGCCCTTACGCGGCGGAAGACGCGGATGTGACCCTGCGCTTGCACCAGGAGCTGCATAAGCAACTCTGTGCGATTCCTGCCTTGGCCAGCGTTGTGTCCGACATCGAGATGCCGCTGGTGCCGGTGCTGGCGCGTATTGAGCGCCAGGGTGCCCTGGTGGATGCTGCGTTGCTGGGTATCCAGAGCATCGAGCTGGGCAACAAGATGGTCGATCTGGAACGCCAGGCCTACGAAATCGCCGGCGAGGAGTTCAATCTCGGCTCGCCCAAGCAACTGGGCGCGATTCTTTACGAGAAGCTCGGGCTGCCGGTGCTGAAGAAGACCGGCAAGGGCCAGGCTTCGACGGCCGAGGAAGTGTTGGCCAAGCTGGCTGAAGATGACTACCCGCTGCCGAAAGTGCTGATGCAGTACCGCAGCATGAGCAAGCTGAAAAGCACCTACACCGACCGCCTGCCGGAGCAGATCAACCCACGCACCGGGCGCGTTCACACGTCCTATCACCAGGCCGTCGCGGCTACCGGGCGCCTGTCCTCCAGCGATCCGAACCTGCAGAACATTCCGGTGCGTACCGCCGAAGGCCGGCGCATCCGCCAGGCATTTGTCGCGCCTAAGGGCTACAAGCTGCTGGCGGCGGACTATTCGCAGATCGAGCTGCGCATCATGGCGCATTTGTCCAAGGACCAAGGGTTGCTGAATGCGTTCCGCGACGACCTCGATGTGCACACCGCCACGGCGGCCGAGGTGTTCAAGGTTGAATTGACCGAGGTCACGTCCAATCAGCGTCGCAGTGCCAAGGCGATCAACTTTGGCCTGATCTATGGCATGGGCGCTCAGAAGCTGGGCAAGGATATTGGCGTCGACACCAAGACCGCCAAGGCCTACATCGACGTGTATTTCGCCCGCTACCCAGGGGTTCGCGAGTACATGGAGCGCACCCGCGCGCAGGCGGCGGACCAGGGCTACGTGGAAACGCTGTTCGGGCGCCGCCTGTACTTGCCCGAGATCAACTCCAACAAGCCTCAGGAGCGTGCTGGCGCCGAGCGTACGGCGATCAACGCGCCGATGCAGGGCACGGCGGCCGATATCATCAAGAAGGCCATGGTGAAGGTCGACAACTGGCTGACGGCCTCGGGCCTGGACGCCAAGGTCATCCTTCAGGTGCACGATGAATTGGTGCTGGAGGTGCGTGAGGACCTGGTGGCTGAAGTCAGCGCGAAGATTCGTGAGCACATGAGCGATGCGGCGAAGCTGGATGTGCCGTTGGTGGTGGACGTCGGCGTGGGCGACAACTGGGACGAGGCGCACTAG
- a CDS encoding c-type cytochrome: MNKLIVSLLLTLGITGVAHAAGDATAGQAKAAVCGACHGPDGNSPAPNFPKLAGQGERYLTKQMHDIKDGKRTVLEMTGLLTNLSDQDLADIAAYFASQKGSVGAADPKLVAHGEELFRGGNLEKGMPSCIGCHSPNGAGLAAAGFPHLSGQHAQYIGKQLTDFREGNRTNDGDTKIMQSIAGKLSNKDIEAVSQYIQGLH, translated from the coding sequence ATGAACAAACTGATCGTGAGTCTGCTGTTGACCCTGGGCATCACCGGTGTTGCCCATGCCGCAGGCGACGCCACTGCCGGCCAGGCGAAAGCCGCCGTATGTGGTGCTTGCCATGGACCGGACGGTAATAGCCCGGCGCCAAACTTTCCAAAACTGGCCGGCCAGGGTGAGCGTTACCTGACCAAGCAGATGCACGACATCAAGGACGGCAAGCGCACGGTCCTGGAAATGACCGGCTTGCTGACCAACCTCAGCGATCAGGACCTGGCAGATATCGCGGCGTATTTTGCCAGCCAGAAAGGCAGCGTGGGAGCTGCTGATCCAAAACTGGTGGCCCACGGCGAAGAACTGTTCCGCGGCGGCAACCTGGAAAAGGGCATGCCTTCGTGCATCGGTTGCCACTCGCCTAACGGTGCTGGCCTTGCCGCTGCCGGTTTCCCGCACTTGAGCGGCCAGCATGCGCAGTACATCGGCAAGCAGCTGACGGACTTCCGCGAAGGCAATCGCACCAACGACGGCGATACCAAAATCATGCAGAGCATCGCCGGGAAACTCAGCAACAAGGACATCGAAGCCGTATCCCAATACATCCAGGGCCTGCACTAA
- a CDS encoding zinc ABC transporter substrate-binding protein, which translates to MVIVSRLFPVFVVFVTSLLLAGAAQAQVRVLTSIKPLQLIAAAVQDGVAIPEVLLPPGASPHNYALRPSDVRRVQSADLLYWIGPDMESFLPRVLKGRTLPTVAVQDLAGMKLRRFTEDSHSHAEDADEHDHDHRPGSLDAHLWLSTVNARVIANRMAADLSAADPANAERYQSNVKAFDGRLDALDVRLKARMADVAGKPYFVFHEAFDYFEDAYGLKHTGVFSVAAEVQPGAQHVAAMRTRLQEVGKTCVFSEPPLRPRLAETLVAGLPVKLAELDALGGYTPASAQGYEQVLEKLGNDLAGCLESL; encoded by the coding sequence GTGGTCATCGTGTCCAGACTTTTTCCCGTTTTTGTCGTATTTGTCACCAGTTTGTTGCTTGCCGGTGCCGCTCAGGCGCAGGTTCGGGTGCTGACCAGCATCAAACCGCTGCAACTGATTGCCGCCGCCGTGCAGGACGGCGTGGCGATTCCCGAGGTGTTGCTACCGCCGGGCGCTTCGCCGCATAACTATGCGTTGCGCCCATCCGACGTACGGCGTGTGCAGTCGGCAGACCTGCTGTATTGGATCGGCCCGGACATGGAAAGCTTCCTGCCGCGTGTTTTGAAAGGTCGCACCTTGCCGACGGTGGCGGTGCAGGACCTTGCGGGGATGAAACTGCGTCGGTTCACCGAAGATAGCCACTCCCATGCTGAAGATGCCGACGAACACGACCATGATCATCGCCCCGGCAGCCTGGACGCGCACTTGTGGTTGTCGACCGTCAACGCTCGGGTGATCGCCAATCGTATGGCGGCGGACCTCAGCGCTGCCGACCCGGCGAATGCCGAGCGTTATCAGAGCAACGTGAAGGCCTTTGATGGTCGCTTGGATGCACTGGATGTACGCTTGAAAGCGCGCATGGCGGATGTCGCCGGCAAGCCATACTTTGTGTTCCATGAAGCATTCGATTACTTCGAAGATGCCTACGGCCTCAAGCACACCGGTGTGTTCAGTGTTGCCGCAGAGGTGCAGCCGGGCGCGCAGCATGTGGCGGCGATGCGCACGCGCTTGCAGGAAGTGGGCAAGACCTGCGTGTTCAGCGAGCCACCGTTGCGCCCGCGCCTGGCGGAAACGCTGGTGGCGGGTTTGCCGGTGAAGCTGGCGGAGCTGGATGCGTTGGGCGGCTACACGCCGGCCTCCGCCCAGGGTTATGAGCAGGTGCTGGAGAAGCTGGGAAATGACCTGGCCGGGTGCCTGGAGTCGTTGTAA
- a CDS encoding homoserine kinase — MSVFTPLARPELETFLAPYGLGRLLDFQGIAAGSENTNFFISLEQGEFVLTLVERGPVQEMPFFIELLDVLHDADLPVPYALRTTDGVALRELAGKPALLQPRLAGKHIKDANAQHCVQVGELLGHLHLATQGEKVLERKTDRGLDWMLSEGAQLISHLDAEQQRLLQAALDEIEAHKAQILALPRANIHADLFRDNAMFEGTHLTGLIDFYNACSGPMLYDVAIALNDWCSDADGVIDGQRARALLGAYAGLRPFTAKEAELWPTMLRVACVRFWLSRLIAAESFAGQDVLIHDPREFQVRLAQRQQVKTPLPFAL, encoded by the coding sequence ATGTCTGTGTTCACCCCCCTGGCTCGGCCCGAGCTGGAAACCTTTCTCGCCCCTTATGGGCTCGGCCGCCTGCTTGATTTCCAGGGGATTGCCGCTGGTAGTGAAAACACCAATTTCTTCATCAGCCTGGAACAGGGCGAGTTCGTCCTGACCCTGGTTGAACGCGGCCCCGTACAGGAAATGCCGTTCTTCATCGAACTGCTGGACGTGCTCCACGACGCCGACCTGCCGGTGCCTTATGCCCTGCGCACCACCGACGGCGTGGCCTTGCGCGAGTTGGCCGGCAAGCCGGCGCTGCTGCAACCGCGCCTGGCGGGCAAGCACATCAAGGACGCCAATGCCCAGCATTGCGTGCAAGTGGGCGAACTGCTCGGCCACCTGCACCTCGCCACACAGGGCGAGAAGGTGCTGGAACGCAAGACCGATCGCGGTCTGGACTGGATGCTCAGCGAAGGCGCGCAACTGATTTCGCACCTGGACGCGGAGCAACAGCGCCTGCTGCAAGCCGCGCTGGATGAGATTGAGGCGCACAAGGCGCAGATCCTCGCGTTGCCCCGGGCGAACATCCACGCCGACCTGTTTCGCGACAACGCGATGTTCGAAGGCACCCACCTGACCGGGCTGATCGACTTCTATAACGCCTGCTCGGGGCCGATGCTGTACGACGTGGCGATCGCCCTGAACGACTGGTGCTCGGACGCCGACGGCGTGATCGATGGCCAACGGGCGCGGGCGTTGCTGGGGGCTTATGCGGGCTTGCGACCGTTTACGGCCAAGGAAGCGGAGCTGTGGCCGACCATGCTGCGAGTGGCCTGTGTGCGGTTCTGGCTGTCACGCCTGATTGCCGCGGAGTCGTTTGCCGGTCAGGACGTGCTGATTCACGACCCGCGCGAGTTTCAAGTGCGTCTGGCGCAACGCCAGCAGGTCAAGACCCCGCTGCCGTTCGCGTTGTAA
- a CDS encoding Fur family transcriptional regulator, protein MPKTPLASRPHDHSHCVHSALSEADALCARQGLRLTALRRRVLELVWQSHKPLGAYDILGVLSEQDGRRAAPPTVYRALDFLLDNGLVHRISSLNAFVGCNHPEHAHQGQFLICRECHAAIELEQKSISDSIIKSAGDVGFRVEGQTVEVVGVCSGCQGA, encoded by the coding sequence ATGCCTAAAACACCGCTTGCCAGCCGTCCCCACGACCACTCTCACTGCGTGCACAGCGCGCTGTCAGAAGCCGACGCCCTGTGTGCGCGCCAAGGCCTGCGCCTGACCGCCCTGCGTCGCCGGGTGCTGGAGCTGGTGTGGCAAAGCCATAAGCCGCTGGGTGCCTACGACATCCTCGGTGTGCTCAGCGAGCAAGACGGCCGTCGCGCCGCGCCGCCTACGGTGTACCGCGCGCTGGACTTCCTGCTGGACAACGGCCTGGTGCACCGCATCTCGTCACTCAACGCCTTTGTCGGCTGCAACCACCCGGAACACGCGCACCAGGGCCAGTTCCTGATTTGCCGCGAATGCCACGCCGCCATCGAACTTGAGCAAAAAAGCATCAGCGACAGCATCATCAAGAGCGCCGGCGACGTCGGCTTCAGGGTCGAAGGGCAAACCGTCGAAGTGGTCGGTGTGTGCTCGGGCTGCCAGGGGGCTTGA
- a CDS encoding thiol:disulfide interchange protein DsbA/DsbL: MRNLILSAALVTASLFGMTAQAADNVPLEAGKTYVQLETPVPVAVPGKIEVVELFWYGCPHCYAFEPVINPWIEKLPADVNFVRIPALFGGPWDAHGQLFITLDTMGVEHKVHAAVFNAIQKEGKRLLKPEDMADFVATQGVDKAKFTETFNSFAVKGKMAQYKALAQKYGVQGVPTLIVNGKYRFDIGSAGGEEQALNVADQLIAKERAAK; this comes from the coding sequence ATGCGTAATCTGATCCTCAGCGCCGCTCTCGTCACTGCCAGCCTTTTCGGCATGACCGCACAAGCTGCCGATAATGTGCCGCTTGAAGCCGGTAAAACCTATGTTCAGCTGGAGACGCCGGTACCGGTTGCGGTGCCAGGCAAGATCGAAGTGGTGGAGCTGTTCTGGTACGGTTGCCCGCATTGCTACGCTTTTGAGCCGGTGATTAATCCGTGGATCGAAAAACTGCCTGCTGATGTGAATTTCGTGCGTATCCCGGCCCTGTTCGGTGGCCCATGGGATGCCCACGGCCAACTCTTCATCACCCTGGACACCATGGGTGTAGAGCACAAGGTGCATGCCGCCGTGTTCAACGCCATCCAGAAAGAAGGCAAGCGCCTGCTCAAGCCTGAAGACATGGCCGATTTCGTCGCCACCCAAGGTGTCGACAAAGCCAAGTTCACCGAGACGTTCAACTCGTTCGCTGTGAAGGGCAAGATGGCCCAATACAAGGCACTTGCCCAGAAATACGGCGTGCAAGGCGTACCGACCCTGATCGTCAACGGCAAATACCGCTTTGACATCGGCAGTGCTGGCGGCGAAGAGCAAGCGCTGAACGTGGCCGACCAATTGATCGCCAAAGAGCGCGCAGCCAAGTAA
- the yihA gene encoding ribosome biogenesis GTP-binding protein YihA/YsxC encodes MQLKNPILGLCQQSTFMLSAAKVDQCPDDAGFEVAFAGRSNAGKSSALNTLTHASLARTSKTPGRTQLLNFFKLDDDRRLVDLPGYGYAKVPIPLKLHWQRHLEAYLGGRESLKGLILMMDIRHPMTDFDLLMLDWAVASGMPMHILLTKADKLTYGAAKNTLLKVQADIRKGWGDAVTIQLFSAPKRLGLEDAYTVLAGWMELADKGSEVAE; translated from the coding sequence ATGCAACTCAAGAATCCCATCCTCGGCCTGTGCCAACAGTCCACCTTCATGCTCAGCGCCGCCAAAGTCGACCAATGCCCCGATGACGCAGGCTTCGAAGTCGCATTCGCCGGCCGTTCCAACGCCGGTAAATCCAGCGCGCTGAACACCCTGACCCACGCCAGCCTGGCGCGCACCTCGAAAACCCCGGGGCGCACACAGCTCCTCAACTTCTTCAAGCTAGACGATGATCGACGTCTGGTCGACCTTCCGGGCTACGGTTACGCAAAAGTACCCATCCCGCTGAAGCTGCACTGGCAGCGTCACCTGGAAGCCTATCTGGGTGGCCGGGAGAGTTTGAAGGGTTTGATTCTGATGATGGACATCCGTCATCCAATGACCGACTTCGACCTGTTGATGCTCGATTGGGCCGTCGCCAGCGGCATGCCGATGCACATCCTGCTGACCAAGGCCGACAAGCTGACCTACGGCGCAGCGAAAAACACCCTGCTCAAAGTGCAGGCGGATATTCGCAAAGGTTGGGGCGATGCCGTGACCATCCAGCTGTTCTCGGCGCCAAAACGCCTGGGCCTGGAAGACGCTTACACCGTACTGGCAGGCTGGATGGAACTGGCTGACAAGGGTTCGGAGGTCGCCGAGTAA
- a CDS encoding c-type cytochrome — protein MTKWLLAVGVLMPLYSVQATQDPEAVYNRVCGACHAGQLPNAPKRGDRAAWKPRLAQGMDTLVQHVTQGFKAMPPRGLCMDCSTEDYHAVIQLMVSKPGP, from the coding sequence ATGACCAAGTGGCTGCTGGCCGTCGGTGTCTTGATGCCACTTTACAGTGTGCAGGCTACACAGGATCCGGAGGCTGTGTACAACCGCGTTTGCGGGGCCTGCCATGCCGGACAGTTGCCCAACGCCCCGAAACGGGGTGACCGGGCAGCCTGGAAGCCAAGACTGGCTCAAGGTATGGACACGCTGGTGCAACACGTGACCCAGGGTTTCAAGGCGATGCCGCCGCGTGGTTTGTGCATGGACTGCAGTACCGAGGATTACCATGCCGTCATTCAGTTGATGGTGAGTAAACCCGGTCCATAA
- a CDS encoding endonuclease/exonuclease/phosphatase family protein, whose translation MRRWGTERVVGLHDPKVNEHHLESTGLPADSRLRLLSFNIQVGISTEKYRHYLTRGWQHLLPHNGRAGNLQKIGDLLGDFDLVALQEADGGSLRSGYINQVEHLAQLGAFPYWYQQLNRNLGKLGQHSNGVLSRLKPWAIEDHPLPGPKGRGAILVRFGEGPEALVVVMMHLALGARTRTLQLAYIRELIGNYKHQVLMGDMNTHASDLLQNSPLRDLGLLAPQVEATFPSWRPQRCLDHILLSPTLTLESVQVLAQPISDHLPVAVEIRLPGSLTADALPALSPGPRGPLA comes from the coding sequence ATGCGTCGCTGGGGTACTGAACGTGTCGTTGGCCTGCATGACCCGAAGGTCAATGAACACCACCTGGAATCCACGGGCCTGCCGGCAGACAGTCGGCTGCGCCTGCTCAGTTTCAATATCCAGGTGGGCATCAGTACCGAGAAATACCGGCATTACCTGACCCGTGGCTGGCAGCACCTGCTGCCCCACAACGGGCGTGCCGGCAACCTGCAAAAGATCGGCGACCTGCTGGGCGACTTCGACCTGGTAGCCCTGCAGGAGGCCGACGGTGGCAGCCTGCGTTCCGGCTACATCAACCAGGTCGAACACCTGGCCCAGCTCGGCGCCTTTCCTTACTGGTACCAACAGCTCAATCGCAACCTAGGCAAACTCGGCCAGCACAGCAATGGTGTGCTCAGTCGTCTGAAACCGTGGGCGATCGAGGATCACCCCTTACCCGGTCCGAAAGGCCGCGGGGCGATCCTGGTGCGATTCGGCGAAGGGCCGGAAGCGTTGGTGGTGGTGATGATGCACCTCGCATTGGGGGCTCGAACCCGCACCCTGCAGTTGGCCTACATTCGCGAGTTGATCGGCAACTACAAACACCAGGTGCTGATGGGTGATATGAACACCCATGCCTCAGACCTGCTACAGAATTCCCCGTTGCGCGACCTTGGGTTGCTGGCGCCGCAAGTCGAAGCCACCTTTCCCAGCTGGCGTCCGCAACGCTGTCTTGATCACATTTTGCTCAGCCCGACCCTGACACTCGAAAGTGTGCAGGTACTGGCGCAGCCCATCTCCGATCACCTGCCGGTCGCGGTAGAGATTCGTCTGCCGGGTTCGCTCACGGCTGATGCATTGCCCGCGTTGAGCCCCGGCCCTCGCGGACCCCTTGCATGA
- a CDS encoding DUF2782 domain-containing protein, with product MRTVNRLLLTGLIAFLPLAATAADGAPSADPEVTIRTEGDKTIQEYRQNGFLYAIKVTQKGFPPYFLVRADGTDANFIRSDQPDMLIPSWKIFEWK from the coding sequence ATGCGTACAGTGAATCGCCTGTTGTTGACCGGCTTGATTGCATTCCTTCCGCTGGCCGCCACGGCAGCCGACGGTGCTCCTTCGGCAGATCCGGAGGTCACCATCCGCACGGAGGGCGACAAGACCATTCAGGAATACCGCCAGAATGGCTTCCTGTACGCGATCAAAGTGACCCAGAAAGGCTTCCCGCCTTACTTCCTGGTGCGCGCGGACGGAACCGATGCGAACTTCATCCGCTCTGACCAGCCGGATATGCTGATCCCGTCATGGAAGATCTTCGAATGGAAATGA